A stretch of the Chloroflexota bacterium genome encodes the following:
- a CDS encoding VOC family protein, with product MPSIRHLAIRCASPATMAEFYKSVFDLQEVWRASDNRVVYLTDGVINLALLPPHAAGGEDDANGLNHFGFQVESIDEIQEKLALAEVPPATRRPQDGRRYAEYRACDPEGNWFDLAEKGWTLEAPPPAVE from the coding sequence ATGCCCTCGATCCGGCACCTGGCAATTCGATGTGCGAGCCCCGCGACGATGGCAGAGTTCTACAAGTCCGTCTTCGACCTCCAGGAGGTGTGGCGGGCGAGCGACAACCGGGTGGTTTATCTCACCGATGGCGTCATCAACCTTGCCCTGCTGCCGCCCCACGCGGCGGGCGGGGAGGACGATGCGAATGGACTGAACCATTTCGGGTTCCAGGTCGAGAGTATCGACGAGATTCAAGAAAAGCTGGCCTTGGCCGAGGTGCCGCCGGCGACGCGGCGCCCGCAGGATGGACGCCGGTACGCCGAGTACCGGGCGTGCGACCCGGAGGGGAACTGGTTCGACCTGGCCGAGAAGGGCTGGACGCTGGAGGCTCCGCCGCCAGCGGTCGAGTAG
- a CDS encoding ABC transporter substrate-binding protein: protein MRPLSRHAAGVLVTLVAFSVACGSPAPATGSGQEARREAAAPTAPKRVLSSVTADLPTLRSQLNRAAGGILAGAPEIEQLVQSGLAIADNNAVLQPLLAEVVPSVENGLWRVFPDGRMETTWRIRDGALWQDGAPFTADDLVFTSRVFQDTDLPLLHVAAFDTVEKVEARDARTFSITWQKPYINADRVFAATGDVQPLPLPEHILAQPYQENKAGLSDLPYWSDEFVGTGPFKPGAWVRGSSITLEAFDRFTLGRPKIDAIEIKFIPDPTTLIANILSGAVEQPIGRGISFEPGLQLRDQWRDGHIEFSPGSDIKVWPQLLNPTPAVVADVRFRRAVYHAIDRQELADTLMAGQVEVAHTTIGSTDPEYPYVIDSVVKYPYDPRQTAQLVEALTYARGADGMFRDASGQPLVVELRSSPMDILRKTKLAIADYWQSAGIGVNVVDDSPQVRGNNEYRATFPAFDMSRAGSGAEQLETFISSQARTPQNRYVGQNGPNYMNPDFDALVETYLTTIPIADRMRAVAAVVHHMTDQVIVLDQFYDAAPTAVANRMVNVASKVARRGTNTWNAYEWDVK, encoded by the coding sequence ATGCGCCCGCTTTCACGCCACGCAGCTGGAGTCCTGGTCACATTGGTCGCGTTCTCGGTCGCGTGCGGCTCACCCGCGCCCGCGACCGGATCCGGCCAGGAGGCCCGCCGAGAGGCAGCGGCTCCCACCGCGCCGAAGCGCGTGCTTTCGTCCGTGACCGCGGATCTTCCGACTCTCCGCTCCCAGCTCAATCGCGCCGCCGGGGGGATCCTCGCCGGCGCTCCCGAAATCGAACAGCTCGTGCAATCCGGTCTCGCCATCGCGGACAACAACGCGGTCCTGCAGCCGCTCCTCGCCGAGGTGGTCCCCAGCGTCGAGAATGGCCTGTGGCGCGTGTTCCCGGACGGTCGCATGGAGACCACGTGGCGCATTCGCGACGGCGCCCTCTGGCAGGATGGCGCCCCCTTCACAGCCGACGACCTCGTGTTCACCTCGCGGGTGTTCCAGGACACCGACCTTCCCCTCCTCCATGTGGCTGCTTTTGACACCGTCGAGAAAGTCGAGGCGCGCGACGCGCGCACCTTCTCCATCACCTGGCAGAAGCCCTACATCAACGCCGATCGCGTGTTCGCCGCCACCGGCGACGTCCAGCCCCTGCCGCTGCCGGAGCACATCCTGGCCCAGCCGTACCAGGAGAACAAGGCGGGCCTCAGCGATCTCCCATACTGGTCGGATGAATTTGTCGGCACCGGGCCTTTTAAGCCGGGCGCCTGGGTCAGGGGCAGCTCCATCACGCTCGAGGCGTTCGACCGATTCACGCTTGGCAGGCCGAAGATCGACGCCATCGAGATCAAGTTCATCCCCGACCCTACCACGCTTATCGCCAACATCTTGAGCGGAGCGGTCGAACAGCCGATCGGCCGCGGGATCTCGTTCGAGCCGGGGCTCCAGCTCCGGGACCAATGGCGGGACGGCCACATCGAGTTCTCGCCTGGCTCCGACATCAAGGTCTGGCCACAGCTCCTCAACCCGACGCCGGCTGTGGTCGCGGACGTCCGGTTCCGTCGGGCGGTCTACCACGCCATCGACCGGCAGGAGCTGGCGGACACGCTGATGGCCGGACAGGTGGAAGTCGCCCACACGACTATCGGGTCGACCGACCCCGAATACCCATACGTGATCGATAGCGTTGTGAAGTATCCCTACGACCCGCGACAAACCGCTCAGCTCGTGGAGGCGCTCACCTACGCGCGGGGCGCCGACGGGATGTTTCGGGACGCGTCGGGCCAACCCCTGGTCGTCGAGCTTCGCTCGTCGCCGATGGATATCCTCAGGAAGACGAAGCTCGCCATCGCGGATTACTGGCAGTCAGCCGGGATTGGGGTCAACGTCGTCGACGACTCCCCGCAAGTGCGCGGCAATAATGAATACCGCGCCACGTTTCCAGCGTTCGACATGAGCCGCGCTGGCTCGGGCGCCGAGCAGCTGGAGACGTTCATCAGCTCACAGGCGCGCACACCCCAGAATCGCTACGTGGGCCAGAACGGACCGAACTACATGAATCCCGATTTCGACGCGCTGGTCGAGACGTACTTGACGACGATCCCCATCGCCGATCGCATGCGTGCTGTGGCCGCCGTGGTCCATCACATGACGGACCAGGTGATCGTGTTGGACCAGTTTTACGACGCGGCGCCGACGGCCGTCGCCAATCGGATGGTGAACGTCGCATCGAAGGTCGCGCGCCGCGGCACCAATACGTGGAACGCCTACGAGTGGGACGTGAAGTAG
- a CDS encoding LiaF domain-containing protein codes for MSATFPHTRSGPNFDRLIIGGVLIALGVLILLQQSGYAAAGQVIGGWWPLVIVLLGASHLLTNRGAAIGPVIVMVIGLALLAGTLELVPGGTLALVWPLILMAIGASILLHRSSADIATTTDQNNLDLSVGFSGITHISRSQQFRTARLNATCGGIVLDLRQAKLDPAGATVTAKTTCGGIEIRVPDGWQVEMTGTPIFGGYDMKDLEADVVAPGAPRLKIDVSALFGGVTVKH; via the coding sequence ATGAGCGCGACATTTCCACACACACGCAGCGGCCCCAACTTCGATCGGTTGATCATCGGCGGTGTCCTCATCGCCCTGGGCGTGTTGATCCTGCTTCAGCAGTCCGGTTACGCGGCCGCCGGTCAGGTGATCGGTGGCTGGTGGCCCCTGGTCATCGTCCTGCTCGGGGCTTCGCACCTGCTGACCAACCGCGGAGCTGCGATCGGCCCCGTCATCGTGATGGTGATTGGCCTCGCGCTGCTGGCGGGCACGTTGGAGCTAGTGCCGGGCGGCACGCTCGCCCTGGTGTGGCCCCTCATCCTGATGGCCATCGGCGCGTCGATCCTCCTCCACCGATCGAGCGCCGACATCGCGACCACGACAGACCAGAACAATCTCGATCTCTCTGTCGGATTCTCCGGCATCACGCACATCAGCCGGTCGCAGCAGTTCCGGACGGCGCGCCTCAACGCCACGTGCGGCGGCATCGTCCTCGACCTACGACAGGCGAAGCTGGACCCAGCCGGCGCGACCGTCACCGCCAAAACGACGTGCGGAGGCATCGAAATCCGAGTGCCGGATGGCTGGCAGGTCGAGATGACGGGCACCCCAATCTTCGGCGGGTACGACATGAAAGATCTCGAGGCGGACGTGGTTGCCCCCGGCGCGCCTCGCCTCAAGATCGACGTCTCGGCGCTCTTTGGTGGCGTGACCGTCAAGCACTAG
- a CDS encoding xanthine dehydrogenase family protein molybdopterin-binding subunit, with the protein MAEWASATTLTREVAEVLEIPEVRVDAGLKSTGRARYTGDVYLPGMLSARFLMSPYPHARIVSIDTTAARAVPGVHAVLTADDIGRRRYGRLVADWPVLAFDRVRYVGERVVAVAAETPDAADEAIRRIVVDFEELPAVFDAEAALRDDAPILHPNAESYYPAGKFPALRHPNAPSYATARKGEEEIERVFANAHVVVEDAYYGPRQHQGYIEPHGCIVWYDEDGRLQVVSTNKSPFSLRDNLASVLEMPSDRVVVDSRFIGGDFGGKAVSIEEFPCAYLARATGRPIRAIMSYADELTSANPQHEARYYLRTALNRDGRIIAHECRAIQNAGAYVAGRPNPTASARSGIGCMAPYSIPNVRYEGYNVYTNLVPSGSMRAPGDFHRAHAGECHVDHLAREIGLDPVAFRLRNCLKPGDTTLTGEKVRNPRAVEVLETLRRETRWDERARTPNRGQGVALRYRHVGEGKTELLFRLAPDGAVEIITGNADQGGGSHTVIQRTAAATLSVDLGRVRVRYGTTAEAPRDPGSGGSRTTHMVGRAAIEGARILKDRLEELAAEVMGWTAGAVRLERDAFVATDGSGERASYEEVARRIAAGPPVEAVGAFDPAEHHSDEGGDYNFFAYMMDVEIDPESGSVRPTEAVAVVDVGTIINPVAHQGQLDGGFVFGLGQALTEELVHQDGRIVTASLGEYKLPTQMDVPRFRSVLLPTEIGPGPFGAKAAGETTNTAVGGAIANAIYDAYGVQITACPITAERVYEALHPANGA; encoded by the coding sequence ATGGCGGAGTGGGCTTCGGCGACCACACTGACGCGGGAAGTCGCGGAGGTGCTCGAGATTCCCGAGGTGCGCGTCGACGCCGGGCTCAAGTCGACGGGCCGCGCGCGATACACGGGGGACGTCTATCTGCCCGGCATGCTGTCGGCGCGATTCCTCATGAGCCCCTACCCGCACGCGCGCATCGTCTCCATCGACACGACCGCGGCGCGCGCGGTGCCGGGCGTGCACGCCGTGCTGACGGCCGACGACATCGGGCGCCGCCGGTACGGCCGGCTCGTGGCGGACTGGCCGGTTCTTGCCTTCGACCGGGTTCGATACGTGGGCGAGCGGGTTGTCGCCGTGGCGGCGGAGACGCCGGATGCCGCGGACGAAGCGATTCGGCGTATTGTCGTCGACTTCGAGGAGCTTCCCGCCGTGTTCGACGCCGAGGCCGCGCTTCGCGACGATGCGCCCATCCTGCACCCGAACGCCGAGTCCTATTACCCGGCGGGCAAGTTCCCGGCGCTTCGGCATCCCAACGCTCCCAGCTACGCCACGGCACGCAAGGGCGAGGAGGAGATCGAGCGGGTGTTCGCCAACGCGCACGTCGTTGTGGAGGACGCCTACTACGGGCCGAGGCAGCATCAGGGGTACATCGAGCCCCATGGGTGCATCGTGTGGTACGACGAAGACGGCCGTCTCCAGGTGGTATCGACCAACAAGTCGCCCTTCAGCCTGCGCGACAATCTGGCCAGCGTGCTGGAGATGCCGTCCGATCGCGTTGTCGTGGACAGCCGGTTCATCGGCGGCGACTTCGGTGGAAAGGCCGTCTCCATCGAGGAGTTCCCGTGCGCCTACCTGGCGCGCGCCACCGGCCGCCCCATTCGCGCCATCATGAGCTACGCGGACGAGCTGACCTCCGCGAATCCGCAGCACGAAGCTCGGTACTACCTGCGGACCGCGCTCAATCGCGACGGTCGGATCATCGCCCACGAGTGCCGCGCGATCCAGAACGCGGGCGCATACGTCGCCGGTCGACCGAACCCCACGGCATCCGCACGCTCTGGAATCGGCTGCATGGCCCCATACAGCATCCCGAACGTGCGATACGAGGGGTACAACGTCTACACGAACCTTGTGCCCTCCGGGAGCATGCGGGCGCCGGGAGACTTCCATCGCGCGCACGCCGGCGAATGCCACGTGGACCATCTCGCGCGCGAGATCGGATTGGACCCGGTCGCCTTTCGCCTTCGCAATTGCCTGAAGCCCGGGGATACGACGCTGACGGGGGAAAAGGTCCGAAATCCGCGCGCCGTCGAAGTCTTGGAGACCCTTCGCCGCGAGACCCGTTGGGACGAGCGGGCGCGCACCCCCAATCGCGGCCAGGGAGTCGCCCTTCGGTACCGGCACGTCGGCGAGGGGAAAACGGAGCTGCTCTTCCGTCTGGCGCCGGATGGCGCGGTGGAGATCATCACGGGAAACGCCGACCAGGGCGGCGGATCGCACACCGTGATTCAGCGGACGGCGGCGGCCACACTCTCGGTGGATCTCGGTCGCGTGCGCGTGCGGTACGGCACGACGGCTGAGGCGCCGCGGGATCCGGGCTCGGGCGGAAGCCGCACCACGCACATGGTGGGACGCGCCGCCATCGAGGGCGCGCGGATCCTGAAGGACAGGCTCGAAGAGCTGGCGGCCGAGGTGATGGGCTGGACCGCCGGCGCCGTCCGACTGGAGCGCGACGCGTTTGTGGCGACCGACGGCTCGGGCGAGCGCGCCTCGTATGAGGAGGTCGCGCGACGGATCGCGGCCGGCCCGCCGGTCGAAGCGGTGGGCGCGTTCGATCCGGCGGAGCACCACTCCGACGAGGGCGGCGACTACAACTTTTTCGCCTACATGATGGACGTCGAGATCGACCCGGAGTCAGGGAGCGTACGGCCGACCGAAGCGGTGGCGGTCGTCGATGTGGGGACCATCATCAATCCCGTGGCGCACCAGGGACAGCTCGACGGCGGGTTCGTGTTCGGGCTAGGCCAGGCTTTGACCGAGGAGCTGGTCCACCAGGACGGCCGCATCGTCACAGCGAGCCTCGGCGAATACAAGCTGCCGACCCAGATGGACGTGCCGCGCTTCCGCTCCGTGTTGCTGCCCACGGAGATCGGGCCCGGCCCCTTCGGAGCGAAGGCGGCGGGCGAGACGACGAACACCGCCGTGGGCGGCGCCATCGCCAACGCGATCTACGACGCCTACGGCGTTCAGATCACCGCCTGCCCCATCACCGCCGAGCGCGTCTACGAGGCGCTCCACCCGGCGAACGGGGCGTGA